In Cicer arietinum cultivar CDC Frontier isolate Library 1 chromosome 1, Cicar.CDCFrontier_v2.0, whole genome shotgun sequence, one DNA window encodes the following:
- the LOC101497276 gene encoding leucine aminopeptidase 1-like — MAYLAAVSSTFTTTSLLYPSSCCFSSRLFLRTLALRSTQSPLRLSFTSAVPFRNLMARASLGLTHPANTQTPKVSFTAKETDVAEWKGDLLAVAVTEKDVARDGDSRFQNPILSALDFKLGGLLAEASSEEDFTGKLGQSTVLRIAAGLGSKRVALLGLGASASGPATFKSLGEAVAAAAKSAQAAHVAVVLASSQGLSAINTASAIATGTVLGTFEDNRYKSESKKTALKSVDIIGLGTGPDLEKKLKYAGDVSSGILLGRELVNSPANVLTPGVLAEEASKIASTYSDVFTAKILDAEQCKELKMGSYLAVAAASANPPQFIHLCYKPPSGPVNVKLALVGKGLTFDSGGYNIKTGPGCMIELMKFDMGGSAAVFGAAKALGQIKPLGVEVHFIVAACENMISGTGMRPGDVVTASNGKTIEVNNTDAEGRLTLADALVYACNQGVDKIIDLATLTGACIIALGPTIAGVFTPSDDLAKEVFDASEVSGEKLWRLPIEESYWESMKSGVADMVNTGGRQGGAITAALFLKQFVDEKVQWMHIDLAGPVWNEKQRCATGFGVSTLVEWVLRNAS; from the exons ATGGCATACCTTGCAGCAGTCTCCTCTACTTTCACTACTACTTCACTTCTCTATCCTTCATCCTGCTGTTTCTCCTCTCGTCTCTTTCTCAGAACATTAGCTCTTAGGTCCACGCAGTCACCACTTCGTCTTTCTTTCACTTCTGCAGTACCTTTCCGCAACCTCATGGCCCGCGCCAGTCTCGGCCTCACTCACCCCGCCAACACCCAAACCCCAAAG GTCTCTTTTACGGCGAAGGAAACCGACGTGGCGGAATGGAAAGGGGACCTATTAGCAGTTGCTGTGACGGAAAAGGACGTGGCTAGGGACGGTGACTCGAGATTCCAAAATCCGATTTTGAGCGCGCTGGATTTCAAGTTGGGCGGTCTATTAGCCGAAGCCTCATCCGAAGAGGACTTCACCGGAAAACTCGGACAGTCAACGGTTCTCCGAATTGCCGCTGGACTTGGATCCAAGAGAGTCGCATTGCTCGGCCTTGGCGCATCCGCCTCGGGTCCGGCCACCTTTAAAAGCCTCGGCGAGGCTGTTGCTGCTGCTGCTAAGTCCGCACAGGCCGCCCATGTCGCCGTTGTTCTAGCCTCTTCTCAAGGACTCTCTGCCATTAACACCGCTTCTGCAATTGCCACTG GGACCGTGCTGGGAACATTTGAGGATAACAGGTACAAGTCAGAGTCGAAGAAAACGGCCCTTAAATCCGTTGATATCATTGGTCTTGGAACAGGGCCCGATTTGGAGAAGAAACTGAAGTATGCAGGAGACGTTTCTTCTGGAATCCTTCTTGGAAGGGAGCTTGTAAATTCTCCGGCTAATGTGCTCACACCAG GAGTATTGGCAGAAGAAGCATCTAAGATTGCTTCAACATACAGTGACGTGTTTACTGCCAAAATATTGGATGCTGAACAATGTAAGGAATTGAAAATGGGGTCTTATCTGGCTGTTGCTGCAGCCTCAGCAAATCCTCCTCAGTTTATTCATCTGTGCTATAAACCACCAAGTGGACCTGTCAATGTCAAGTTAGCGTTAGTTGGAAAAGGCTTGACTTTTGATAG TGGTGGCTACAACATCAAGACAGGACCTGGCTGTATGATTGagctgatgaaatttgatatgggTGGATCTGCTGCAGTTTTTGGAGCAGCTAAAGCTCTTGGTCAAATCAAACCTCTTGGAGTGGAG GTTCATTTTATAGTCGCAGCTTGTGAGAATATGATAAGTGGAACAGGTATGAGGCCAGGAGACGTTGTCACAGCTTCAAATGGAAAAACTATAGAG GTTAACAACACAGATGCTGAGGGTAGGCTAACTCTGGCAGATGCTCTGGTGTATGCTTGTAACCAAGGTGTTGATAAG ATAATTGACCTGGCAACATTAACTGGGGCATGTATAATTGCACTAGGACCCACTATTGCAG GCGTGTTTACACCCAGTGATGACCTAGCTAAAGAAGTTTTTGATGCTTCTGAAGTGAGTGGAGAAAAACTATGGAGGTTGCCAATAGAAGAAAGTTACTGGGAATCAATGAAATCAGGAGTTGCTGATATGGTGAATACTGGTGGTCGACAAGGTGGTGCTATCACTGCCGCTCTATTCTTAAAGCAG TTTGTTGATGAAAAGGTGCAATGGATGCATATCGACTTGGCTGGTCCTGTGTGGAATGAAAAGCAGCGGTGTGCAACAGGATTTGGTGTATCGACTTTGGTGGAATGGGTATTGAGGAATGCATCTTAA